GTATGTTCAGATTATGATTTTAATCTCATTTGTGCCTCAAGATATAAACTAGAGTATGCTCCGGTAATCTTGTCTCATTTCAAAACAGGCGGCTTGAGTTCTGTAGCTGAAGATCCAGCTTTTCATAGGGATAAATGGATTAATATAGTCAGTTATTTTGGGGAAAAATTATTTGATAAAAGTTTTCGGCCCTATCGCAACGCAATACGACAAACTGCACAGTTATTTGTGAAGAAAGCCGAATATAGAAAGGCGATTCTGGCTATACGGTTGTATTTATACTATAAGATCAGTAAATAGCCTAGATTAGCTGTTTAGCCCATCTCTAAAGGCCTTCAAATAATCTTTTCCATATTTCTGATCTGGTTCGAGGTGACATCCTTCCGCCCATTCATTCCATGCATTGATAAAGAAAATTTTCTCCTCGTCCTCAAAATTAGCCAAGGTATAATCTTTAATTTCTGAGACCCATTTTTTAAAGTTATCTGGTTCGGATTCGACGTAAATGACCGCATTAGATTTCCGTCGGGCGGAATTATCCCAACAAGGGGAAACGCACCTGAAATAAGTATAATCCGGTTTTGGTTTTTTTAGCATATTTACTGCAGTCTCTTTGAGAGAAACAATTTTATTCTCAAAATCAGCAAAACGTTTTATTCTCAGATTATGCAGTGCCTTTTTGAGCAAATAGCGGAGCAGATTTTTCTTTCCATATTTTCTGCCTGCTTGGTAGATGTCTGGAGCAAATTCCATACTGGCATCAAAGCCATGCTCTTTGGGATCAAGGTTCCGCTTGAAATTCTCCACTCTGATGAGGTAGATATCCTCAAAACCCGCCTTTTTTGCTTCCTCTCTCCATATTTCAGTTGCTTGTATAATATTCGGATGAAGCTCTGAACGATACATCAGGTATACTGGTTTCCCATTTATCTTTATATATCGTTTGTCTTTAAAGAATGGCATCAGGTATTCAATGTGAGCACGGTCATCATCCGGATGATAATCTTGGTGGATTAGTACCTGTTGATCTGCACCATCCCATTTTCTGGTCCAGTTTTCATTTGCCCAGCACAAACAAAATGGGAAATCCGGTTTTCCTGATTTAAGCATTTGTTCCAATGGTCTTTCCATTAGTAATTTTCCATTAAACCAATAGTGGTAATAGCAAAAACCATGAATACCGTAGGTACCGGCAAGATCAGCCTGAGCCTCCATAGTTTCAAGAAGCCTTAGATCATAGAACCCCAGATCTGCTGGTAAATGAGGTTGATAATGTCCTGGGAATTTTGGCCCGGACCTGACTACATTAGTCCATTCGGTAAAACCTTTGCCCCACCACTCATTATTCTCCGGGAAAGGGTGAAATTGAGGCAGGTAAATAGCAATGGGCTTAAGGCCGTTTTCTTGATTAGCGTGGGACATACATGATCAGGTTTATATTATTTTCTAAGTGCATTCCAAATGGCGGAAGGAAGGAACTTAAGTGTATTTATTTTTGAAGAAAGAGGCATAGCGAGCAATGATCTGATCCTGTCTCTATTTGCAGGTTCTATTGAGTTTTTAACTTTCCAATAAGCCTTATATTGCTTTTTAAATGCTTTTTCATATAAGGAGTCATCAATGAGTTTTTCTTCATACATCCAATTTGTTACTTTGAGCTCCTCAATAATATTTAGTCCGCTCTTGTAAGCCTTTCCACTTACGTCTTTATCATGCTTTCTGAAATAGTTCAAAACTTTTCCGCTGATGTGTACTTTACCATACCTTGCAATCTGTAACCAAAAAAACCAATCCCCACAGAATTTGAATGTAACAAACTCTTCAGAAACGTGCTGAAATATGTCTTTTCGGAAAATAGCCATGCTGGCATTAAAAATAGATACTTTTATAGCAAGGAAATCCCGGATAAAGGTTTGGCTGTCAACAATTTCAGATAAAAGGGGGTGTTTGGATTGCCATTTAATTTTGTTTTCTCCATTAATGCAGGAAAGCTGACAGTAACTGATTACACATTCCTCATCTTTTCTAATTCCTTCGAGCAGTGATTCCAGTAAGGATGGCTCGCACCAATCATCACTTTCTGCAATCCATATGTACTTTCCAATAGCTAGATTAATCCCTTTTTCCCATTGTGCGAAAGGACTGCCACTGTTAATTGTATTGAAGATGATATGACTTATCCTGGGATGTTCTGCATAGCTATTGATAATTTCCTTGCTGTTGTCTGTTGAGCAATCGTCGAGAATTATTAGTTCAAAATTTTGGAAAGTCTGATTAAGAATAGAGTCGATTCTCTGGCGTAAAAAAGCAGCATGGTTGTAGTTCGGGACTATAACAGATACATCTATCATTTCATTATTACTATTTTTCATGTCAGAATTATTCCTCGCTGAATGTCTGCATATCGATTAGTTTGTTATACACACCCCGTAATCTGATTAATTCCTGATGGGTTCCAGTCTCGACAATTTTCCCTTTATCGATCACCACAATAAGGTCTGCGTTTTGTATGGTACTCAAACGGTGGGCGATTACTACAGATGTACGGTTCTCCATCAGTCTGAATAATGCATCCTGAACCAATCTTTCCGATTCTGTATCCAATGCTGAGGTCGCCTCATCAAGAAGCATAACCGGTGGGTTTGCTAATACAGCCCTTGCAATACATAAACGTTGTTTCTGACCCCCTGATAGCTTATTTCCTCCATCACCGATATTAGTATCATATCCATTTTCAGTATGAAGAATAAAATCATCAGCATTTGCAATTCTGGCCGCTTCGATAATCTCTTCACGGCTTGCATCAGGCCTGGAGAATGCGATATTATTTGCGATGGTGTCATTAAACAAAATCGATTGTTGATTTACCGTCCCCAGTTGCGCTCTTAAACTATTGAGGGTAATGTCTTTCAGGTCATGCCCATCCATATAAATAGAGCCCTTTTGTGGGTCGTAAAATCTTGGAATGAGGTCTACCAGTGTACTTTTTCCACCCCCTGATGAACCAACCAGTGCTACTGTCTGACCTTTTTTTATGGTCAGATTAATTCCCTGTAAAACGGGCTTCTCTCCATAACTGAAATGTACGTTCTCAAATCTGATACTGTCTTTAAATTCAGGAATAGCAACGGCATCGGATTTTTCGGTCATTTCTGCCTTGGTATCAATTAATTCAAGGACACGCATACCTGCCGTAATTCCTGAATGTATTCCCGTGAAAGAGTCAGCGATGGCTTTAATTGGCTGCATAACCTGGGAAAATGTAGCAATATAAACCAGGAATTTTGCAGGAGTGAGTTCGCTCTGATTGTTTAAGATCATGGTCCCTCCATACAATACAATACAAACTACAACCAAGACACCAAGCGTTTGGGAAACAGGTGAGGCAAGTTGCTGCCTTCTGACCATCTTTCTCGTCAGATTGGAGTAATAGATGTTCTCCTCATTAAACTTCTCTTTGATTCTGTCCGAAGCATTGAAAGCTTTAATGATCTTGATTGCCCCAAGCGACTCATCTAGAAAACCAATCATTTTAGCAAACGATTCATGCGCCTGCATCGCCTGTTGCTTTAACCTTTTTACTATTTTGCTAATGATAAAGCCAGATATTGGGATCACCAATAGAGAAAATAGGGTAAGTTTTACCGAGATTGATAACAACACGGCTATGTAAAATAACAATTGGATGGGCTCCTTGAAAACTACCTGAAGGGTATTTGTTACGGAGAATTGTACGATCTGTACATCAGATGCCACCTTAGACATGATATCGCCCTTGCGTTCATTACTGAAATAGCCTGCATGAAGATCCATAATATTATTAAAAACGGTTCTTCTAAGATTTAATAAGGTATGTACTCTTAAGTCCTCCATGTACCGCTGAGAAAGATAGCGAAACAAGTTTGCCAGAAAAACGGCAACAACAATTAGCCCGCAGACAAATTTTAAGGTGTATACCTTGCCATAGGTTGTGATAAGATTACCGATATATCGGTTTAAGTTTCCAATAAAGTCAAGAGCAGATGCTTTTTCCATTATGGTTTGCGAAGCTGCACCTTTTGATGAGAATAAAGTCTCCAGAAGAGGACCAAGCAAAGTAAACAGAAAGGTATTGCATATAATGGCTAGTATTGTCGCCAACGCATAAGGCAATGCGAACTTCTCGATTGGTTTGGCAAAGGATAAAAGTCTGAAATAAGTTTTCATTTATTTAATTAAATGGGTAAAAATATCGTTTTGTTTACCTGATATTATACTTGTTCATAGCCGTCATGATTGTATGTTAATTTTTCGGCAAGTGTTTTCCTGTATATGATGTCATTCGGTCCTGTGTTGGCCCTTGAGTTTATTTTATGGAAGATATGGAAGGCTAGTGCAGCCATTTTAAGTCGTTTTCTTTTAATTCCCGAATGCAGTAAACGAGCTCCAAATTCATAGTCTTCCCCCCCCCATCCTTCAAAATTATTGTAATAGCCATTTATTGCGATATAATCTTTTTTCCAGAATGCAAGGTTGCAGCCTTTAATATGAAAAGGGTTAGAAGGATCGAGTACAAATAAGACGCTGAGCAAGGGACATCTTAAGGAATTGAAACGACTATATAATCCTGAAGAGAAAAAAGAAAAATCGATTTGTTTGCTAACCAGAATCTCGGCTGCCTTTTCCTCCGTAATCATTGATCTACTCCCCTGGACAAAGAAACCTGGTTGAGCAGCTTTTAGGTGATCTTTAATAAAGTGAGGATGGATGATGATGTCCCCGTCAATCTCTATGATATATTCTGAATTTATATTCTTAACGGACTTATTTAATATCAGACTTTTTCGGAATCCTTTATCTTCATGCCAGATATGCTTAATCGGAAGATTAAACCGTGACTTAAAAGATGCGATTAATAGTTTAGTTTCTTCTCTCGATCCGTCATCAGCGATGATAATTTCATCCGGCATTCTGGACTGTCTTGCAACGCTGGATAAGACGAGTTCCAATGCCTGTGGCCAATTGTAAGTAGAAATTAATAAAGCAACTGATATGGATTGATTTTGCATTAAAAAAATAATTGTAGAACTAATCTGCAAATTTACGTGATTTAATTGTTTTAATTATAGTTTTTAATATCCTGTGGCTCTGGTATCATTAATTTCATATATTTTTTTGTTGGAGAATATATAATATGCTTCTTTGCAACAAAAGACTTATTGATAAATGAAAACCATCAAGCAATTTCTGGCTGAGATAAAAAGAGGTGATTTTTTGCCTTTAGCAAGAGTGCTGACTATGGTAGAAAATGATCTTGTCGGAAGTAAGGAGTTATTACAAGAAATTCAGAGTAATCAGGATGTTCCTGTAATCGGAATTACTGGCCCACCGGGTGCCGGGAAAAGTACACTGGTGAATGCGATGATTGAAAAACTTGTTCTTCAGGGTAAAAAGATAGCTGTTTTAGCTGTAGATCCCACTTCACCGTTTAATCTGGGCTCACTATTGGGGGATCGCATCAGGATGTCTGCGCACTTTAATAAGCCAGGTGTCTTTATCCGCTCCATTGCAACTCGTGGCTCTGTAGGGGGCTTGTCAGCCAGAATTATCGAAATGGTAGATGTTTTGAGGGCTGCAGATTTTGATTATGTAATTGTAGAAACGGTAGGGGTTGGCCAATCTGAAATAGAAATAGCGGGCTTAGCAGATCTGACAATTGTTGTTCTGGTACCGGAAGCGGGTGATGAAATTCAACACATTAAATCCGGACTGATGGAAATAGGAAATGTTTTTGTAGTCAATAAAGCAGATAGGGATGGAGCGCTGAGCTTTGCTAATAACCTGACAAAAATGCTCCATCAACGTAAGGTTGCAGTTCCCGTTTTCAAAACCGTAGCCGATAAAAATATAGGAGTTGATGAGTTGCTGTCATGGATAGCCAATACGCGCGGAGAAGATAAAAAGAGACGATTATTTTTATATACAGAGAAAGCCTTCAAGCTGATTCAGCAGGATCGGATGAAAAATGTAGAGAAAGCAGACCTACAGATAAAGATCAGTGAAGCTATTGATCATAAAGAATTCAACCTATATCAATTTGTGAAACAATATGATAAATTCTGATTACTTAACTATTTTGTAGTT
This region of Pedobacter steynii genomic DNA includes:
- a CDS encoding glycoside hydrolase family 99-like domain-containing protein is translated as MSHANQENGLKPIAIYLPQFHPFPENNEWWGKGFTEWTNVVRSGPKFPGHYQPHLPADLGFYDLRLLETMEAQADLAGTYGIHGFCYYHYWFNGKLLMERPLEQMLKSGKPDFPFCLCWANENWTRKWDGADQQVLIHQDYHPDDDRAHIEYLMPFFKDKRYIKINGKPVYLMYRSELHPNIIQATEIWREEAKKAGFEDIYLIRVENFKRNLDPKEHGFDASMEFAPDIYQAGRKYGKKNLLRYLLKKALHNLRIKRFADFENKIVSLKETAVNMLKKPKPDYTYFRCVSPCWDNSARRKSNAVIYVESEPDNFKKWVSEIKDYTLANFEDEEKIFFINAWNEWAEGCHLEPDQKYGKDYLKAFRDGLNS
- a CDS encoding glycosyltransferase family 2 protein, giving the protein MKNSNNEMIDVSVIVPNYNHAAFLRQRIDSILNQTFQNFELIILDDCSTDNSKEIINSYAEHPRISHIIFNTINSGSPFAQWEKGINLAIGKYIWIAESDDWCEPSLLESLLEGIRKDEECVISYCQLSCINGENKIKWQSKHPLLSEIVDSQTFIRDFLAIKVSIFNASMAIFRKDIFQHVSEEFVTFKFCGDWFFWLQIARYGKVHISGKVLNYFRKHDKDVSGKAYKSGLNIIEELKVTNWMYEEKLIDDSLYEKAFKKQYKAYWKVKNSIEPANRDRIRSLLAMPLSSKINTLKFLPSAIWNALRK
- a CDS encoding ABC transporter ATP-binding protein, coding for MKTYFRLLSFAKPIEKFALPYALATILAIICNTFLFTLLGPLLETLFSSKGAASQTIMEKASALDFIGNLNRYIGNLITTYGKVYTLKFVCGLIVVAVFLANLFRYLSQRYMEDLRVHTLLNLRRTVFNNIMDLHAGYFSNERKGDIMSKVASDVQIVQFSVTNTLQVVFKEPIQLLFYIAVLLSISVKLTLFSLLVIPISGFIISKIVKRLKQQAMQAHESFAKMIGFLDESLGAIKIIKAFNASDRIKEKFNEENIYYSNLTRKMVRRQQLASPVSQTLGVLVVVCIVLYGGTMILNNQSELTPAKFLVYIATFSQVMQPIKAIADSFTGIHSGITAGMRVLELIDTKAEMTEKSDAVAIPEFKDSIRFENVHFSYGEKPVLQGINLTIKKGQTVALVGSSGGGKSTLVDLIPRFYDPQKGSIYMDGHDLKDITLNSLRAQLGTVNQQSILFNDTIANNIAFSRPDASREEIIEAARIANADDFILHTENGYDTNIGDGGNKLSGGQKQRLCIARAVLANPPVMLLDEATSALDTESERLVQDALFRLMENRTSVVIAHRLSTIQNADLIVVIDKGKIVETGTHQELIRLRGVYNKLIDMQTFSEE
- a CDS encoding glycosyltransferase family 2 protein, which codes for MQNQSISVALLISTYNWPQALELVLSSVARQSRMPDEIIIADDGSREETKLLIASFKSRFNLPIKHIWHEDKGFRKSLILNKSVKNINSEYIIEIDGDIIIHPHFIKDHLKAAQPGFFVQGSRSMITEEKAAEILVSKQIDFSFFSSGLYSRFNSLRCPLLSVLFVLDPSNPFHIKGCNLAFWKKDYIAINGYYNNFEGWGGEDYEFGARLLHSGIKRKRLKMAALAFHIFHKINSRANTGPNDIIYRKTLAEKLTYNHDGYEQV
- the meaB gene encoding methylmalonyl Co-A mutase-associated GTPase MeaB; this encodes MKTIKQFLAEIKRGDFLPLARVLTMVENDLVGSKELLQEIQSNQDVPVIGITGPPGAGKSTLVNAMIEKLVLQGKKIAVLAVDPTSPFNLGSLLGDRIRMSAHFNKPGVFIRSIATRGSVGGLSARIIEMVDVLRAADFDYVIVETVGVGQSEIEIAGLADLTIVVLVPEAGDEIQHIKSGLMEIGNVFVVNKADRDGALSFANNLTKMLHQRKVAVPVFKTVADKNIGVDELLSWIANTRGEDKKRRLFLYTEKAFKLIQQDRMKNVEKADLQIKISEAIDHKEFNLYQFVKQYDKF